In the Neofelis nebulosa isolate mNeoNeb1 chromosome 11, mNeoNeb1.pri, whole genome shotgun sequence genome, one interval contains:
- the HRH4 gene encoding histamine H4 receptor, with protein MMRASSSFDEMSASTNSTIALLPSTHIFLAFLMCLVAFAIMLGNAVVILAFVVDQKLRHRSNYFFLNLAIADFFVGMISIPLYIPHTLYGWSSESKLCVFWLIVDYLLCTTSVYNIVLISYDRYQSVSNAISYRTQHIGILKIVALMVAVWVLAFLVHGPIILVSESWNNSSVRVSEKKDCEPGFISKWYILAITSFLEFVVPVLSVAYFNIYIYWRLWKRGNLSRWQSQPGLTSPTPPNNCGRSLRGGLFSRTSLPELKETATSVPSKRHGRKSSLLFSLRAQMNSNIIASKMASLSHCDSLCLHQREHIELLRARKLAKSLAILLGVFAFCWAPYSLFTIIHSFLSPEQRPQTIWYEITFWLQWFNSLVNPFLYPLCHKHFQKAFLRIFHVKKQPILTQNRSMSS; from the exons ATGATGAGGGCCTCTTCGTCATTTGATGAGATGTCAGCTTCTACTAATAGCACAATTGCTTTACTACCAAGCACTCacatttttttagcatttttaatgtGCTTAGTAGCATTTGCTATAATGCTAGGAAATGCTGTGGTTATTCTAGCTTTTGTGGTGGACCAAAAGCTTAGACATCGAAGTAATTACTTTTTCCTTAACTTGGCCATTGCTGACTTCTTTGTTG GTATGATCTCCATTCCTTTGTACATCCCTCACACGCTGTATGGTTGGAGCTCTGAAAGTAAACTCTGTGTGTTTTGGCTCATTGTTGACTATCTTTTGTGTACGACATCTGTGTATAACATTGTACTCATCAGCTACGATCGATACCAGTCAGTCTCAAATGCT ATATCTTACAGAACTCAACACATTGGGATCTTGAAGATCGTAGCTCTGATGGTGGCTGTCTGGGTTCTGGCCTTCTTAGTGCACGGGCCAATAATTCTAGTTTCAGAGTCTTGGAATAATTCCAGTGTCAGAGTCTCGGAGAAAAAGGACTGTGAACCTGGGTTCATTTCCAAATGGTACATCCTCGCCATCACTTCATTCTTGGAATTTGTGGTTCCAGTCTTGTCAGTGGCCTATTTCAACATATACATTTACTGGAGGCTGTGGAAGCGTGGTAATCTCAGTCGGTGGCAAAGCCAGCCTGGACTCACTTCTCCTACCCCTCCCAATAACTGTGGACGCTCACTCAGGGGTGGACTGTTTTCAAGAACATCTCTTCCTGAACTGAAGGAAACAGCAACATCTGTTCCTTCGAAGAGACACGGTAGAAAGAGCAGTCTCTTGTTTTCTCTAAGAGCCCAGATGAATAGCAATATAATTGCTTCCAAAATGGCTTCCCTCTCCCATTGtgattccctgtgtcttcaccAAAGGGAACACATTGAACTGCTCAGAGCCAGGAAATTAGCCAAGTCACTGGCCATTCTCTTAGgtgtttttgccttttgctgGGCTCCATATTCTCTGTTCacgatcattcattcatttctttcaccAGAACAGCGTCCTCAAACAATTTGGTATGAAATCACCTTTTGGCTTCAATGGTTCAATTCCCTTGTCAATCCTTTTCTGTATCCATTATGTCACAAGCATTTCCAGAAGGCTTTCTTGAGAATATTTCATGTGAAAAAGCAACCCATACTAACACAAAATCGGTCAATGTCCTCTTAA